The DNA region taaagcAGTTCTGCTGTATTATTCCGTCACAATGGCGACATTACttcttttgtataaaattttttagttgttaAACTTCAAAGtcacattgttttaaaaagctgtataattttttaacgtttttatgttgaaattgtataaatcatacaaaacataatatataatgagcgatttaaatttgttttattacccTATATAAaaccttatatttttttaaacttctaGTTAGTTAAATatggttaatatttatgataaaatcgAATCCTCATCACTTAATAAgagaaagtatttttattaaagtaagatataattaaaaacatttacgtTCAGTACTGTAAGGTTgccaataaatgaaaaatgtcatAATATCTTTAGTTTTCACAGTtctctttttattattcttaaaattaataattataaagtaaatttatctatCAATGAGACATTGTTATATGTTTGCTATTTTAAGTATACACTAAGTTTGTATTAGTTTCTTACACATCGTTAAaggtttattgaatataacaaaatacttttaatatttaatattttttatttggtttgtgtactttttaattttttgtaatggtAATTTTTGTTGTGGTTTAGAGTGTTTggatatgaaaattattaaataaacaatacaaaCATTAACGATATTgatgaattttcaaaaataaatatgcaacCAAATTACTCTCAGCTCACCACACTAAATGcatgattattatattcattaattacaagtcataatttatataccttTGATTTTGAGACAaacttatagaaaaatattgatgcaGATCGGGTTGCAGCTCCGTTGATGTCACATTAGTAAGTTTTCTATGGTAGGTTGGTCCTACTGCAAGTGAAAAGATGTGTATAGTGATAAAGAATAATATCTacctgtttttaatatattaaatacaggTTATATCACAAACATCTtacattcattttaatgtaGCACTATCAAAAGGTTTTAAAACTGGATTaagattacaaaatttaacaaacattgATATAATCTAgggaattaatttttcccCTCTTCTCTAAGGTTTCGATTGCCGGTGAAGTAGCGTCAGtggtatttataaatacaaacataTTTGTGAAGAAATGTAATTCAATTCAACAATCTAAGGAAGACGCAGCATCAGTTATTTGTCAAaccaataattttgtaaaattataattgatatgtAAGTacttcaaacaattttttttagttaggTTATGTTATCGAGGGATGTTTTAGGGCTAAACCGGGTTCAGAATCGGAACATGACGACAAGGACAAGAAAAAGGAAAGAGGTCGGGAGCGTAGGAAACGCAGCGAATCTGGATCATCCAGTAGCGATAGCAGTAGGAGGTTTGTACATTTTAGTTTACATCTACAATTCAATaactaattatgtattttagttCTTCAGATAGCAGTTCTTCCAGTTCAAGATCTTCTTCTTCATCTAGTTCAGGATCTAGTTCTAGATCATCCAGCTCTTCATCTGAATCTTCAAGCTCTAGTAGTGGAAGGGACAGATCGAGGCCAAAGAGACGGTAGGtaacttattcatttaatttgagttGTTTGTAATATGCTTACTCTTAGATCCAGGTCTGTAACCAAATCAACACGTAGAAGTAAAGAGAGGAAGGACAAAGAAAAAGAAAGAGAGAAGGATAAAAAGGATGACAGAGAAACTGGAGATGCTAAGAAAGATGACAAAAGAGATAGTCTTAAGAGAAAGTTATCTCCAACCAgggatgataaaaataattcacgtcgATCCAGGTAagcattaaaacaataattaaattatattgcatTAACATATTGCATTTTTCAGGTCGAGATCAGATCGCAAACGTCGCAAGCGTTCTCCAACACCTCGTCCAACCAAGATCCACATTGGACGTCTTACGAGAACCGTAACTAAGGAACACATAACCGAAATTTTCGGCAATTACGGCACCATCAAAAACGTGGAATTCCCAAAGGAACATGTTCAACCACATTTGGGTCGTGGTTATTGTTATGTAGAGTTTAGCACCGCAGACGAAGCCGAGGACGCCATGAAGCATATGGACGGTGGTCAGATCGATGGACAAGAAATCACGGCCGCCCCGGTTTTGATTCCGAAGCCGAGACCGATGCCGCCGAGGAGGTCGCCTCCAATGCATATCCGCAATCGGAATATGCATCGCAGGTCTCCGCCCAGGTTTAGAAGGAGATCTCCGTTGAGACCTCCTAGAAGGAACTCACCAAGGAGGCGTCCACATTCGAGGAGCCCACCGCCCAGAAGGAGGAAGCATAGCAGATCTTCATCAAGCAGTTCcagataattttaagttttgatTTATGGatgtcataattttcatacacttgtcttaattgtaatttgttcttaataaataatggatgGAAAAGAACATATTATGTATCATTTATATCTTCTTGATAAATTacctaatttttaactaaataataaggttatgatatgtaaaaatataaattatagtatatttttcattttatataaaaattaattggcgTTTACAGTCAATGGTGAGATAAATttgtatagaaaattatatgtcTAGCTGAGTTAATaatgatcaaatattttatcatttaagtaatttctttcaacaataaataatttgtttatctgGTTATATAGATGACTGGTCTATTCTGTCTACTGATcaactgtttatttttctgtGCGTTTCATAGAtgattagacaaaaatatgcaAGGGGCTAGGAAGAGAGagattttgtaatattgagtaaaaataataataaacaaatataaatgaacagaaatatttatgtaaaaacaaacaaaaaatatcacaaatattAGATTACGATAATATAAGTCAAACTCTTGTTTAAGACATATTTTCCTTTggggatatattttttttcaacgaattttaacaaaaaaaaaaataatttataaataatttataatgataataattatgtacttATTTATACACTTGTACTTgttcataattattacttattcgGCTACCTGGTCTGAATATTAATCCCTGGTTCTTCAAGTGGTAGTCCTTTGACTACAGGAGATAAGTTACAGAATAGACCcctaaatgagaaaaaaacattgttttcgTGTTCGTCACCAAGTtaccacaaaaaaaaatagaagattatatgtttttgttgtaaattattattatttagtaattcatggtgaaaataataaaaagaaaaaagaagaaaaagatcAACCTGGACAGTGACCTCACAtttctttaaagttttttttaaattcggtGCGCagtttttagattaaaactttatttcggATTTATAGGAAAATCTACTTTGGCTTTAGAAGTAGTAGCTTTCAATCAGCCGACTGTAAAtggaatattgtaatttttgtatcaTTGTTtcggaaaattaattacataattaaattaaataatttttcctttCTGTATatactcaataaataaaatatcttacttACCTTATCTGGCTTTaggtaaattaatcaaaaaatgttttgaaaaaatagacattttatattatatttactttattattatacataatacaGCGAACTTTTTAGTACTATTCCTTtagtaaactttataattaagcTATTTACAGATTATCATTTGGCGGTccaatttgaaaacaataaattaaatatcctaatatattatttatgtttggacttctttttctttttttgttttttcttgtgTTTCTTCCTTTTCTGTCTCTCTTCTTCGCTCGAATCGCTATCAGAGTCTGAACTGCTCGAACTCGAGTCCTTCCGCTTCTTTTTGCGGTGTTTCttgtgttttttctttttgcgTTCTTCCTCTGAACTGCTTGATGAGTCGGATTCAGAACTGGAACTTTCCTGTTTCGCCTCCTCTTTCAGGGCTTTTTCAGCTCttcttttttccattttctcaTCATCTTTATCCGATTCAGTTTCCAAATCATAATCTGGCTCAAAACTAGATTCATCAATTGTAGCTTTACGTTTTtccgttaataatttaaattttggttctTCTATTTTTTCGATGATTTCAACTttgtcatcatcatcatctctATGTCTCTTAGATTTTTCTTTCTTGTGTTTTTTATCCTTCCGTTTATGTTTTTGGTCTTCGACACTAGAACTTTTTGATCTAGATCGCCGTCTCTTGTCCTGTTGCTTAGATTTACTTTTTGATCTTTCTTTTCGATCGGTTTGCCTGCTTCtctctatttttttatcatcacGTTTATTGTCACGATGATCTCGTCGACCATCTTTATTTCTTTGTCTGTCTCGACTATTATCTGCATGTCGAGATCTAGACCTTCTATTTCTACTGGGTTCTACTCTCCGTTCGTGATTTCTTCCGCCGTCACCCCTTCTACTGAACGGCGAAAGAGTTCGCGATCTATTTCTGCCTATTTTTACCACACGATCAGGATCGTCTACTTTTACTCCAAGTCTATCTTTAACAGAAACTCTGACAGTTGGTTGTGGTTTTGGTTCTGCTACTAGTGGGACAGTTAACTGAATCTTGGTGTTTTCACCTTTTTCAATGTCGCCCGAATACAATTTGGCCCTATCCATACTAATTTTCTTTATCTCTATAGGCCTAATAGCATTGATGGCTTTCGCGAAGATCGCATTTTCGGCGCGTTTCAGCACTTCATTCGTCACTTTGCCagatttatctaattttgaaTCGGCCTTGGACGAATCTTTCGGACTAGATTGATAGGAACCCTCTTCATCCACTTCCCATTTGGATTTTTCGGGCATCGGAGCCAACATTTCGTTCTTGTCCAGCTCGGATTTCAGGTCCAAGTCGGTTGAATGTAACTCTAAGATGTCCTTCTCAGATTCATCTTCGAAATTGTTGGAAATTTCACCATCTTCATGGTCATTCGTTTGTTCTTTAATGATCTCTGATTGTTCGGTATTCGCCGAATCTTCATGAACTTTGGCGTAATTCTCCATTAGACTCTTGTCAATTTCTTCTACAAGTACGTCGTCATAAAGATCGGTCTTAGGACTGGAGACATGCTCGGGAGTTTGGTGTTCTTgggaaattttattgatttcaggTGACGGTtcctttattatttctttttcttcaTGTTCTTTCCCCTGTATTTCTTCTCGATCAGCACTGCCATCTTTGTTGGGTGCAGCTTGCTTCAAttcatctttattttttttgctaCTTTTCTTGTGGTGTTTATCTTTCTTCTCTTTGCTCTTCTTCTTTTCGGAATCTTTTCTGTCTCGCTTTTTCTTTTtgtctttagatttttttgacttATCATCGTCTGAACAATAATCTTTCTTCTTTTCCCGATCTTCCTTTTCTTGCGAATCGTCCCTTTTACGTTTCTTATGTTTGTCAGGGCTGTCATGATCCTTCGATTTCGATTTTTTCCTAGGTGAAGATTTCACCTGTCTCTCTGGAGTTCTACTGCGCCTTTCGTGACGCTTTCTACGCTCTCCGTGTTTGACGTCATCTTTTTTCTCCAATACTTTTCTGTCATCTTTCCTTTCGACTTTGGGCGGTGATTCGCtgtatctttcctttttgtctGACATCATTTTGTACGAATCAAACTGTGGTGCCGGCTCAAGGCCGGGTATCGGTGGTTCCTCGACTCCTGGCGGTGCGATGTCGTCGTACCTTCTTTGCGGCGGCATGTGCATGGGTGGCATAACCACCGGTGGAATATTTTGCGGAATGTTGTGGGGAGGATACTCTCTAGGTGGGTacctaaacaaaaaatgaaaacacaAATCAGGCGACAAGCAATGGgagaataaatgtaataaaatatacttgaatattaattaatttgaaccaCTAGCAAAccaagtatatttttttactttacaaaTTCCGTGGAGTCAGACTGGTGGGTGCAGATAAGCCTAAAACATAActtgttaaaacaaaaaatgatcttcgaaaataaagaaaaccaCTGTtggtgaataatttattacaaaagatGTACATTTTACGTATACATGAATTTATCAAGGtggttcaaaatttataacaaaaacgaTCGTGTGAAATCATTCATCATcacattacataaattttaagtaaatgtgCAAATAATTAGATCAACATGGTTCAAAAATCAGTCTCATGATTAAAACGTACAAAAtaggtaaaaaatacatttagacATTAATCTTGAGTAAATATCACAAATAGAAacgtttacataaaaaatatcaaaaaactgtcaaaaaGTAAATGGGCTTCAATTTGCTTGTTgacaatttctattaaatacatttaaataaactgacaGTAGAGAGGAGATGCATACtaccataaatatatatctcatgtataaacaaattaagacAATGCAAATTTCAAGAACAAATCAACTAAAATtggaagtaaaatttttatacgtaATAATACAAATGTCAAAAAAGTCTTCTTGAAATTGCATTGCTATAGGAacgtttattgaaaatacataAAGTCTTAAACTTACGcaacagttaataaaatatcacagtTAAGTTTGTATTAGAGagagattaaattaattagtaatttgatTGCACGTTAAGTCTGTAGTGGTTTAATACAACTATTTAATACCGCATTTTATACTAtacttacaataaatattaataaatagtttgacATAATCGTACTAAACCCAAAGtaacatcaaaataataaaactaagatTATATACATCATCATTGAACAGAGGTTTCTCAATATACTAGTATGTTTTTGTGTATACATTGcaccatttaattaatatatagcaAAACACTGGTTACACAACAACTGCACATCTTGAAAAACCTCGATCCAGGACCGACGAACGCGCGGCGTCACGATGCCGTCCGCCCCCGCTCCCGCAAACGCCTAGCGGTGAGAGTTGCAGCAACAGTAGGACACGTATTAAACAACGCAAGTAGTACCTGTTTGTGTAGGGGCCGGTGCCACCGTGCTGCATGTCCGACGTCGCTCCGTAGTAACCCGCATCCGAATGCGGCGGCGGTGGTCCGCTTGTTGCGCCTCTCCATTGGTTCGCACCACCCCTGGGCGTGACACGTCTGTCGTCGTAACTGTCGTAGTAACGGTCGCGATTCGGCCGCACATCCCGATCGACACGGCCACGGTCTTTTTCCCTGTACGACCTGTGATCGTCGTGGTCGAAGTCCCTGTCTCGGTCCCGGTTGCGGTCGTGACGCCTGTAACAGAAACGTCCCATTAACACATAAGTTGAGCGTGGCCCCAATAACTTTTaagtctaaattaaaaaaaccatACGAACCAATAGATTACTAATATTACTACAAGAGAAAAtgaatattagatttaaatattaaataagcaaGAAACTCATATCCTagtatatactaaattatgaGCAAGCTGGGTCTATATTTGATGATAACTACTTTTGAATAACACCAGAAACAAACAATATATGAACAAAACTATGAAAagttacttaattttactttagaaTGCaactaaatcataaatttaaattttttggataattatttaaatattttttttttttcgagaaaaattattaaatatgcaattttattttagatttcaatcaaactataattttaatttttttggataattttatatattgataaatattttcatcaaatgatttctttattttcatcatacaaataaattaaataaatgacctTAATCTTGTATTAGGAAAATTGACTAGAAATATAAAGGCAACTTAAACTAACCAAGTACATCCAAGCACACGGCAAATTATATAAGCTTAATTATTCATCAGCATTCAAAACTCTTaagtagaataaataaaaaatatacaattataatacataacaaaatataatatttttcaggcCGACCTTTaacgaaatataaataaacaataaataaaatttaaccaaGCAAAACCATGGATAAAGCATGACACTAAAGCTACGCGTGCGATTAAATATCCGCAGGACGCGACTGCGGAAGCCTACTAAAAACTGACCTGGTGGGCGATCGTACGGGCGAGCGAAAGCGTGAGTTGCCGCGGCGCGGTGGCGGCGGCAGTGGGGACCGTCTTGGCGCCGAGCCGTGCCTATAGGGCGAGCCGCGCGGACTGCCGCCTGAATACGACCTAGACCGTGACCTACAACATCACACAAACACGTCACACATAAAAATCCCGCACGCACACTCGTAGACACACGCACACATCTTGTTTCCGTGGTTTCTGACGGAACGGACGTAGTACCAGTGCCAATGTTCTTAGTTTCTTCAATAAAGATGTTTCAAATTGATTATgcataattactttttagacCAATCACCGACTCTTTATTGAACCAACTGGAAAGTTTTGAAATAGAATCATGCGTTATTACATGTTAATATATTGAGTATAAATAAGACGAAACCATTTTTTCTACAACCTTTGAACATCCAGAATATAGAAATCATCAGATTTAAGAAGGTACTTTACACACTAGTCaatgagaataaaatttttaggatTTTAACGAATTACCGGTTAAAATCCAATTGATATAAACACTCCGAAAGTTCAATCAAAAGAGAAGCAAGAAAATAGGTCAGgtagttaaacatttttacataccGACTCATTGAAAATGACCTGGACCTGCTTCTAGAGTTCCGCCGACGTGGAGTCCTGCTCCTCTTGCGTCTCAGTGGAGGAGGTGACCTGCTGTAGCTTCTGCTCCGACTCCTGCTACGACTGTAGCTATTCCTGCGATTGTTGCGAGCCTTTATCCGACGCTCCCGCTCGTCCTTTTCGCGTAACATTCGATTGAAAGCCGCCAGTGGGTCGTCGATGAGtctataataatgtaatagttTTAGTCATTAAGCTTTGTGTGTAAGGTTTAGTTGGGACATACCCAGGCGGAGTTCTATCACGGATCCTTCCTCTGGCATAGTCGCGATGCGGTCGAGTTCCGGGAGGGTAATTGGGATTGTAGTTAGGAGGTGGACCCGCCATTGACGGTCTGGCTCCATCGAACAGTGGTCTTGGGTGACCTGGATAGCctctaaatcaaattaaatcaaaattaacatttacgtGACATAGTAATCAAATTATAGAGTCGATTTCGAAGCGCAAGCAGGGTAAGAAATGAACGATAAAGATATCTTATTCACCTGGAATCAGGTAAGAAATATTCTCTTCTCCTTGTTCATTTTCACTGCAATAACAGCATATATTTGTGACGCccgaatataaattttatattttttctcctTTTCTAGGTTTTATAGGGAGaaacattgatattttttaaaacataatttattatggtaataaattaaaaaactgattaGACTCAGTTTATTTCTTTAtggatcaaaattatttttattattcatcatctattaaaaataataaaaaatatatatgttaataaaaaatttattatctattaaataaaaatagtgtttagtattatttggttattaaaaaggaaaatgaataatataagaatcatATATTTAGGTTAGACTAGCTTCCTGTGGCCTATACCGCTACGCCACTGAAGTAATACTTACGTTTGAGTCATGTAAGGGGCAGTACCAGGTGGCGGTAGACGAAAGTTAGGTGGTGGACCTTGAGTTGGAGGAAATGTGGCAATAGCTTGAGTATTAGGCGGATATTGAGTTATGTTTGGTGGTGGTCCTTGCATTGGATGTAAACCGGGTATGATTGGTGGTATAGTGCCGGGTGGGGCAGTGTACATGCGTTCAGCACTGTAGGGTGCAGATCCGGGTTCATCCACTGTAGGCGTGCCAGATCTTTCCTCCATTGTtcttctataataatatttaataatttttacatttaagtgATTTGATAACACAAGTTATTTAAGACTTACCCAGATTCTCTAAAGTTCGGTGACATTTTGCGACTTTTATGCCTTCTGGGCGAACGATTATCGCGATCCCTTTTATGACTCTTGGGCTTGTCTCTGAGATTATTGACCCTAGTTGAGCTGGACTGGGACTGAGGCGAAGATTTTGGCGAAACACCAGGAGGTCCCTCTGGTAATGTGTCAGAGGACGCGCTAGATTTGGCAATTTCGTGAACCTCTTCCTTCACTTCAGGTTTTGAAGGTTCGTCCGATTTGGAATGCTCTGTGGAGTCTGCCTCGCTGATCACCGTTTTTTCCTCGTCCTcggttttttcatttttcttaacGTCTGACTCTTCGTGTGGGGCCGGCGGTGGCTGTATTATgtgtaacatttaataaacttgttaactgttttattgatttaaacatataaacttACCGTTTTACGTGTAGTTTCAACTTGTGGTTGGGAAACCTCAACAGTTTGTGGTTGTTTATAAACGGGTTTCTTAATGTATCCTGTCGTGTTTTTGAAATTAGCCACGGAAGtccttaaaaatctattaggAATTAACGTTCCAGGAGAAATATCCTTCTCATGACAATCTGGACACTCGTGATCCTCAGATTCGAGTAAACAACTTCTAATACACTCGTCGCAAAATGAGTTACCGCAACACGGTATCATCACAGCGTCGCTAAGCAAGTCTGAACAGATCGAACACACGAGATCCTCGGGAATCTCCATTTTCGGCTCTTGCACTGGAGCGGGCGcttgaattttattgtatgcCTCGTGATCCAGTACGGGAACAGCGTAAGAACCGTTCGGTGTCATCATGGCACCAGGCACCTGAGGACCATCCACTGGAACCATGAAACTCCTAGGAATGCCCGTACTTTTCTTTATTTCGATCGGTTCCTGTGGAAAATATGAGATTTAATTCGAGTCATCGTAAACGATTTGTTTCGCACTTACACTTCCTTGAGCCAGAGGACAATCTTTAATCCAATGTCCTGTCTGGTGGCACTTATAACAGCGGTAATTCGGTGGCACGGGGCCCATTTGATTCGCTCCGCGAATTTTCATGTAACTGAAATTATGGCAAAGTGGTAGCTACATACAACGGGTCATGTTCTGTTACAAttcataattacaaaaaattcataGATTATATGTACCATCACAACCCTAACACTACCTCAGTAGAAAGCAATGATGCAGAGTGGGGTAGGTTTCACAGAATGTGTCAGAGCACTTAGGCTCGCAACAGCActattatgtatgtaaattataaataagtaaattttacaagtactttatgtaaataaaggaaacacaaataattatcaagaaCTTTATctctaattttagtaatactcAATACATTTTATCAATTGAATTACTAATCACTAactaattatatgaaattctTCAGTTTATACATGAAAACAaaagtactaaatttaaatggaacacTTACTTGCTTGGATCATAATCCTGTGTGGATTGTGACATCATagcaataattttttcatcttCGGGAGCATTAAGACATGCCAGATCTGCAGTTCTGGCAATTGGACCCCCATCATCCACCTTTGCTGGTGGTGTGTTGTCTCCCCCATAACCTTCccattgtttgtttttgttctgGGCAGCCACTGGCACTCTGGCTATCAAGAGAGACGTGTTCTTGGGTATGAGCGCCGTCTCGTCATTATATTCTGGAAATTTTAGGTTAGGGATTAGGCCCAGGTTGTTAGTGTGTGCCTTTGTTAATTTACCTTCTTTAGTTTGAGCGTTGGTGACTTGCAAATCGAAGTCCGTGCTCTTACCAATACgtttttgttgtattattgaatttttcaaatctTTGACTGATATATGTAGGCCATCAAATGTAACTGTATCATAATCAAGTGCTGACTTGAACTTGTAGTGAACGGACATCGCAACTGAATAAAACTACTTCCACTGTAATATAGAATTAgactttttattgaatttatactAATACAAGATGTTTATGTGAACTATAACAATTGTAACGATCTTTTACCTTAAAGAGCAATACCGGTTATTTGTAACATTtgatcaatataaatataacaggCACGTCATGTAAACATAGTCACcgtaaaaacattttcaaactTATTGTTGAGTCAATTCTtcaataacatattttcaCACTGACAAACAtttccttaatttaatatggccGTGACAGTAATGCCAACCACAAAATAACGCTCAATGTTGCCAACGTTAAATATATAGACTAACTGCACTTTGGTAgcgaaatttaaattcaagagTTACTAATCCACTATTTCttatcagtttaattttactccgTTACCAGTACTATAATTTTAacgaatacatttttaaaaattatgaataatttgttaatagcaATATCTGGTattcaatatttgaataacgacaggaaattaataaaaaaacaaaatcataaaaactgGGCgactcaaaaacaaaattcaatcTGACGTACTTCCCTTGTATCCTTGCTTTTGGCTACACGTTTCCAACAgtgtttaaagtaaaatttttgcgTTTTTCTGCTTTAAGTCCATTTTTATATACCCGCAATAAAGTTTAAGAGATGGCTACATTTCGTATATTGGAGGATGCCGAAAAGAAGAATCGGAATATTTATCCGAAACGAAATGCCAAAGTCATCACCACAAAAACGGAACCTTTTGCtgtgaaaaatgaaaataaatcgtCATCCCTCAATGACAGCCATGTAGCGCAGGCTTCAAAGCGTATACGATTGTCCAAGAAAGAAAATGTTGTGCCGCAAATTAAGGTGAGTGATTGATTGACAGtggcaaaaaatatatgttgattGCATTTCTTTTTGCAGGAGGTTGTTGAGAAGACAAAGGTTTGcaaaatcaaagaaaatacaCCGCTTGCCCCCGTGGTTTTAGATGAAGATCTGCTGAACTTGGACGCAAATACAACAACCGTCGGACCAAAGGAGGAAGTCCCATCTTTTCCTGTTTCTCTACTTCACGAGATTGAATATCGGGAGGTacgtataattattattttacacttttatgaaagcaaaaaatttgaattttaaaatatttgtttttcacacttttgaaaatatttttgaaagtgttaataactttataatcattaattatttatatttaagttaaaaataaaaaataagcaagaataaaaaaatctgaaaaatacattttaaattattcaaatcaatagattaacaaaataatataatttacaacaaaaacactttaaacagaatataatttttatttgaataagatTACTATATCTAAATTTCGTGTGTTGGAGTGTTTGATGACGTCTTGAGTAGTCATTGCGTCTCTTAATATACTGcgtgcaaaaaaaaaacgcaacacctagaaataattgttttattccaattttcctttagaaaaatattaagctattacagaataataattgattaaaaaattaaacaaaaatcttaaagcatAAATTGTCAGAAGCTAATATTGAGTCGGACATTCTTTTTGACTGAGACACTAATTTTCGCTTCGTCGCACCGATTTAATGAGattatcgacattttcttGTGATATCTCATCCCAGGCGAACTGAATCTGACGTCTTAGTTCATTAAGAGTCCATGGAAGCGTCGCCTCATCATATCTTTACACATGTTCGATAGGAGAAAGGTCTGAAGATCTGGATGGCCAAGGCAGTAAATTCGCCTCCCATATGAAGTATT from Aethina tumida isolate Nest 87 chromosome 1, icAetTumi1.1, whole genome shotgun sequence includes:
- the LOC109597994 gene encoding E3 ubiquitin-protein ligase RBBP6 isoform X2, which encodes MSVHYKFKSALDYDTVTFDGLHISVKDLKNSIIQQKRIGKSTDFDLQVTNAQTKEEYNDETALIPKNTSLLIARVPVAAQNKNKQWEGYGGDNTPPAKVDDGGPIARTADLACLNAPEDEKIIAMMSQSTQDYDPSNYMKIRGANQMGPVPPNYRCYKCHQTGHWIKDCPLAQGSEPIEIKKSTGIPRSFMVPVDGPQVPGAMMTPNGSYAVPVLDHEAYNKIQAPAPVQEPKMEIPEDLVCSICSDLLSDAVMIPCCGNSFCDECIRSCLLESEDHECPDCHEKDISPGTLIPNRFLRTSVANFKNTTGYIKKPVYKQPQTVEVSQPQVETTRKTPPPAPHEESDVKKNEKTEDEEKTVISEADSTEHSKSDEPSKPEVKEEVHEIAKSSASSDTLPEGPPGVSPKSSPQSQSSSTRVNNLRDKPKSHKRDRDNRSPRRHKSRKMSPNFRESGRTMEERSGTPTVDEPGSAPYSAERMYTAPPGTIPPIIPGLHPMQGPPPNITQYPPNTQAIATFPPTQGPPPNFRLPPPGTAPYMTQTGYPGHPRPLFDGARPSMAGPPPNYNPNYPPGTRPHRDYARGRIRDRTPPGLIDDPLAAFNRMLREKDERERRIKARNNRRNSYSRSRSRSRSYSRSPPPLRRKRSRTPRRRNSRSRSRSFSMSRRHDRNRDRDRDFDHDDHRSYREKDRGRVDRDVRPNRDRYYDSYDDRRVTPRGGANQWRGATSGPPPPHSDAGYYGATSDMQHGGTGPYTNRYPPREYPPHNIPQNIPPVVMPPMHMPPQRRYDDIAPPGVEEPPIPGLEPAPQFDSYKMMSDKKERYSESPPKVERKDDRKVLEKKDDVKHGERRKRHERRSRTPERQVKSSPRKKSKSKDHDSPDKHKKRKRDDSQEKEDREKKKDYCSDDDKSKKSKDKKKKRDRKDSEKKKSKEKKDKHHKKSSKKNKDELKQAAPNKDGSADREEIQGKEHEEKEIIKEPSPEINKISQEHQTPEHVSSPKTDLYDDVLVEEIDKSLMENYAKVHEDSANTEQSEIIKEQTNDHEDGEISNNFEDESEKDILELHSTDLDLKSELDKNEMLAPMPEKSKWEVDEEGSYQSSPKDSSKADSKLDKSGKVTNEVLKRAENAIFAKAINAIRPIEIKKISMDRAKLYSGDIEKGENTKIQLTVPLVAEPKPQPTVRVSVKDRLGVKVDDPDRVVKIGRNRSRTLSPFSRRGDGGRNHERRVEPSRNRRSRSRHADNSRDRQRNKDGRRDHRDNKRDDKKIERSRQTDRKERSKSKSKQQDKRRRSRSKSSSVEDQKHKRKDKKHKKEKSKRHRDDDDDKVEIIEKIEEPKFKLLTEKRKATIDESSFEPDYDLETESDKDDEKMEKRRAEKALKEEAKQESSSSESDSSSSSEEERKKKKHKKHRKKKRKDSSSSSSDSDSDSSEEERQKRKKHKKKQKKKKKSKHK